The DNA sequence TTGCTCTAGGAGCTGGTCCAGTTCCAAGTCTCCTCCTCCCAGAAATTTTTCCTAGCCGAATCAGGGCAAAAGCTATGGCAATTTGTCTGTCAGTGCATTGGGTAATTTTCTtctaccttttatttttttactcccATATTTGTTTCCTCTACACAAGTAGGGGTTTAAATTCAATGGGAAGGGGTCATGCAATAATGCTTGGACGGTTCTATTATTTGGTGAAAAAGGAGCTGGGGTGCTACGTATGCTTATATAATTGCAGCAGCTTTTTGCAAATATTCATCATGAGCTGACTTTCCTACTCGTTGAGGTTTTGAAGTCAAGAATTTTACTTGAATCATCTAATAGTTTCTCCAACCTTGCTTTTCAGGTGATAAATTTCTTTGTGGGATTGCTGTTTTTGCGTCTGCTGGAACAACTAGGGCCACAATTATTGTATTCTATGTTCGCCACCTTTTGTTTGATGGCGGTTGCTTTCGTTAAAAGAAATGTGGTGGAAACCAAAGGGAAATCACTTCAAGAAATTGAAATAGCGCTTCTTCCACAAGAATAGAGGTGCTTCGATGGGAAACACACTGGTGGAAATTTACTTGCTAGGTTATGTTTTGCTAAAATGATGCAACTAAATCTTCTAGGGAACTGCATTTACGATGTAAAAGCTCCATGAAGCAGTTGCTGATTATTTGATGGAACAAACCCATATATTGGGGTGCATATTAATTATACTATAGAGAATAGCAGGTTTAATTTAGAAAACGGTTGCCTTGGCATCCgaaattggtattttttttgtaaGAAATTAGTTGGATTTTCCATATCTGTTTTCATTTGATGGAACAAATGTGACCTTGCAGGCCATCATATCCTAAATGCATGGATGACGATCCTGGACTTTATTCCATCTGTCGGCATGAGATATAGAAGGGTTACTAGTAATGGTTCATTTGTTTatgtttctctgtttttttttagaACTCTCTGTCCTCTTGCAGTTATATTCTTGAATATTTtgcaaaattagaaaataattgtACGCAAAATTTTTAAGAGACTTCTTCCAAAACGTAGAATgtaaagagagagaaggaaaaacgAATAAACCCTTCTAATGTCGTCGAAAGTATTATTTTGGGACAAATAAGACCCATATTCAATAGATTTCAAGATACTATCGTTTCTTTTATTAACTTGGCCTGATTGCAATGAACGATTGAACCTTGGACTTGAACTCATTTTTgaacaatgattaaaaaaccGCCAACAAAATTCTTCATTAGTAAGGTAAAGTATTACAAGAATTACTTTGGTACAACCAATACCCATATCGAATAGATTTCAAAGATATTTTCACTCcccaataataaattaaaagatctCCTCTCTGATGAACAAAGCAGAAAAAAGAGCCTAATCTGTGGCTTTCCAGAAACTCTACAAACACTAAATGATGTCAACAAATTCATAGAAGAAACTATATATGCCTTTGACTTTGAGGTCAGGGAAACTCTATGGAAAAACCTGTACTTGTAGTTGTAACATTCATTGGGCCGAAGTCTTCAAAATCCGAATCCGAATCCATTTCATCGTAATCATACCACCCACCAGGAGAATCCTCATCTTGTCCATTTTTGGAGGAAGGAACGTGGAGTTCAGATAGGGGAACTGGAAGAGGCTCTTCCTTGAAATACTTCTCATTGAAGAGTTCCATTGCAGTAGCTCTCCTAGATGGGTCGTAACAAACAAGTTTTTTGACCAGAGAGATTTCTTCGGCAGTACGGTTGAGGAGGCAGGCTTCCAAACCAATTGGATTTTCCACCTTGTTAAAGGAGATTGTCCTGTAATCGGGAAGTTTAACACACCCTGGCCAGGTTTCCTCATTTAAGTTGCCCAAAACACTCATAATTCTGCTTAGCTGATCAATATCAGAAGTTCCAGGGAAAAGGGGCTGCAGAGTACAAAGCTCCGCAAGAATACAGCCCAACGACCATAGATCAATCTCCAAACCATAGCTTGTGGATCCATAGAGAAGCTCTGGTGCTCTGTACCAACGAGTTCCAACACAGGATGTAAGGGAACCTTCTCTATTGTCTCCAGCCTCCTCTGCCTCAAACGAACATGAACTTTTGAATGGATCATCCTCTCTGTCGCTTGTCGTACATGTGGCTAGGCAAGAAGTATCTCCATCTTGAACATTTGTATCCTTATCTAAATTTTTAGACTTTAGCTCATCTAACACTTTGAAATATTCTTCTTTACTCATGGTTACATGCTCTTGACCTCTGAACCCTCCTTGACTTGAGGTGTCTGTGTCAGGAGTAATGTCAGATGGCCGGAAGGCATCTGCCTGGCTGAGAGGTTCTCCTGGGTCTTCTTCATATGGTTGTGGATTCTCACCAGAAGCAACATATCCAGACTCCAGTAGTATCCTTGCCTGAAAACAAAGTCATACTATAACACTTACTCCATGATAAATCAATGACAAATTAACAAAACCATGCAACAGATTGGTTACATAAGACATTATCACAACAAACATGGAAATCTACAGATCTTATAGTTAGAAATGTTCTGAATGGTAACTTTTGTTGCCTTTTGGCTATCATTAAACATTAAAATCTTTTCATTAGCCAAGGTACTCATCGACTTTACCAAGATGTCACAATTACCATAAGCAAACACATTAATAAGGAACATATTTCTGCTTTAAATCCTCATATTTTAACCAGCCAATGGCAGATGaacaatcaaaattttcaccCAGTTTTTTAATCCTTCATTTATCAACCATACATTTTCAATAAGATGCTACATGCTACCTATAAACTCTTGAAACTATTTAGCATAACTAATACTTTGCTTTGAACCAGTAATTGGAAACATATATAGTTTCCATGAAGCACAAGTCCTTTTGGTTACTCCAGGGAGGAAATATGATAGGATGGCGGTTGCTCTTAATTCTGATAAGACACCTTAACAAcactttgattaaaaaaataatacagtcCGTATATAATCACTAAAAAGCATTCTGTATTAAAGCCATTAAATCACACAGAGAGTGTTAAataaagatttgaaaaaaaaaaaaaagatttgagcTAAAAATTACTACTTTCGGTTCTAAACTTGCACCAAATCAGTAATTCCAGATACATAACAAAGAAGaccataaatttataaatttaagaaattttctttttgccacgaaaaataaaaagaaatcttaTACGTTGGATATAAAGCAATAAGACCAATtctatagaaattaaaaaaaaaaaaaaaaaaaaaaacagtaccTGCCCAAAATCAGCCAACTTGAGCACTCCTTCATCAGAGACCAACAGATTGCTGGGCTTCAAATCCCGATGCACGATCATATTCCGATGACACACGTCGACCCCAGAGAGAATCTGGAGAATCCATCGCTTGAGCTCGCCAACACCAatcccaccaccaccaccaccaccttccCTCTTCTTGGCCTCCTTGATGACGGAAGCCAAGTCGGTCTTGAGGAACTCCATGACGAGCACGGCATCCTCATCCTCGCGCCAGAAGTACTCGTGCAATACAACGACGTTGGGCGAGTTGTGGAGGATCTGGAGGGCCTCGATCTCACGGAAAGCGGACTGGTAATCGTGGACCTCCTTGAGCGCCACGATGAGATTGTCGGACAGCCGACGTGCTCTGTAGACGTCGGAATAGGCGCCGGAGCCTACCCGCTCGAGGATCTCGTATTTCTGGATAATCTCGGGTCGGGTATGGATGCTCCAGCTCTTGGGTGGTGGAGGGTCCATCTCAAGAATACCAAACCagagatagaaagagagagagagagagagagagagagaagaagagggTTTTGAAGGGTTTACTTTATGGGTGCTGAGAAACTTCAAAGACGGTACTTTTTATGATTTTCTCAGACGGAGAAAGGCGTTGTAGACTTACTGTAtggatgatgatgacgatgaacagagatgaatgaaaataattaaaggtgccactttttattttaattttttttttatctgcttCCTGAGAATTAAAATTGAGTATTGCTATATGTTAGTAGGATGCCTGTTATCATTCTACATGAATTAAAATCGggtattactatatatattattagtgtTGATTATCACTATCGGCCATAACGGtgaatttttatatatggtatctattattatataattttttttatatatttatatatatatatatatatataaatatattgttacataaaatgataacaattACCCCAGACAACaaataacattattaattaaaatttattttttttattatttttttctcccctCGTTATTATTTTGGCCAAccacttttttctgttttttcattatcattttttataaaatgactttctataaataaattttattttttccattcataaatataaatttgtagaTATTATAGTTTTGTTTGAACATTCAAGATGGCTTCATTTTGCTTATAGTAC is a window from the Ziziphus jujuba cultivar Dongzao chromosome 11, ASM3175591v1 genome containing:
- the LOC107431795 gene encoding cyclin-dependent kinase F-1: MDPPPPKSWSIHTRPEIIQKYEILERVGSGAYSDVYRARRLSDNLIVALKEVHDYQSAFREIEALQILHNSPNVVVLHEYFWREDEDAVLVMEFLKTDLASVIKEAKKREGGGGGGGIGVGELKRWILQILSGVDVCHRNMIVHRDLKPSNLLVSDEGVLKLADFGQARILLESGYVASGENPQPYEEDPGEPLSQADAFRPSDITPDTDTSSQGGFRGQEHVTMSKEEYFKVLDELKSKNLDKDTNVQDGDTSCLATCTTSDREDDPFKSSCSFEAEEAGDNREGSLTSCVGTRWYRAPELLYGSTSYGLEIDLWSLGCILAELCTLQPLFPGTSDIDQLSRIMSVLGNLNEETWPGCVKLPDYRTISFNKVENPIGLEACLLNRTAEEISLVKKLVCYDPSRRATAMELFNEKYFKEEPLPVPLSELHVPSSKNGQDEDSPGGWYDYDEMDSDSDFEDFGPMNVTTTSTGFSIEFP